One window from the genome of Sulfodiicoccus acidiphilus encodes:
- a CDS encoding acryloyl-coenzyme A reductase translates to MKALIVPSKGSGYELRDVEEPKRMPGELKIRVLRAALCYRDLLQLAGFYPRMKYPVILGHEVVGEVVESDGMFRKGEKVVSTLYAFDGICRFCKEGDEAHCVNKLGYSEELDGFFAQYAILKSESAVRVPENASDEEAVVAPCVTGMILSGLRRAGLKHGESVLVTGAGGGVGIHAVQVASALGARVIGVTSDEAKVDKIAKFCSSVVVGPKFAEKVKKEEGEVDVVIDTVGTPTLEDSLKSLRAGGRLLQVGNVEPTTKYELRLGYVILKDLQVIGHASANRKDVQDAMELSAQGKVRAVIAGTYKLEETSSAFAALKSRERVGKVLFSP, encoded by the coding sequence GTGAAGGCGTTAATTGTGCCCTCAAAGGGTTCGGGCTACGAACTTAGAGACGTGGAGGAACCCAAGAGGATGCCTGGAGAACTCAAGATAAGGGTTCTCCGGGCTGCACTGTGTTACAGGGACCTCCTGCAGCTAGCTGGCTTCTACCCGAGGATGAAATACCCTGTTATTCTAGGGCACGAGGTCGTAGGGGAGGTTGTTGAGTCGGATGGTATGTTCCGGAAGGGAGAGAAGGTAGTGTCTACCCTCTACGCTTTCGATGGTATATGTAGGTTCTGCAAGGAGGGAGACGAAGCTCACTGTGTTAATAAATTGGGGTACTCGGAAGAACTTGATGGCTTCTTCGCTCAGTACGCTATTTTGAAGAGTGAAAGTGCGGTGAGGGTTCCCGAGAACGCGAGCGATGAGGAAGCAGTGGTGGCTCCGTGTGTTACTGGCATGATACTCTCGGGCTTACGGAGGGCTGGCCTCAAGCACGGGGAAAGCGTTCTTGTCACCGGTGCTGGAGGGGGAGTTGGGATTCACGCTGTTCAGGTGGCATCAGCGTTAGGGGCTAGAGTTATAGGAGTGACCTCGGATGAAGCCAAGGTCGACAAGATAGCGAAGTTCTGTTCCAGCGTGGTGGTGGGACCCAAGTTCGCTGAGAAGGTCAAGAAAGAAGAGGGAGAGGTGGACGTAGTGATAGATACTGTAGGAACCCCCACCCTCGAAGATAGTTTGAAGTCTCTGAGGGCTGGAGGGAGGCTACTTCAAGTGGGGAATGTGGAACCTACGACGAAATACGAGCTCAGGCTCGGATATGTGATCCTGAAAGACCTGCAGGTCATAGGCCATGCCTCAGCTAACAGGAAGGACGTGCAGGATGCGATGGAACTTTCGGCCCAGGGGAAAGTAAGGGCAGTTATAGCGGGAACCTATAAGCTCGAGGAGACCAGTTCAGCGTTCGCGGCCCTCAAGTCAAGAGAAAGAGTGGGCAAGGTACTCTTCTCGCCGTAA
- a CDS encoding RNA-guided endonuclease TnpB family protein, with protein MARRSKKAIRATVSMKIALSEPLLALVNNYVKALRSALFWLKENVKNEEKGVLGRVHEELYTRLREEYSLPSKVAEDCYRDTLSVYRGWCNNPRRGRFPRVHKPTVWLTPRASYSVNFETTTVRIAGVGELPILGYPRNLREYANWRAKEARLVVGDGKAFLKVVFEKPLEEVEPKSSVAVDINMGEVVVGKDDKDYVRIPTRLEEVHRWKSLAENLQRKYPKRWRENKRTLYRVCSFHRKAKRILEDFARKVGKWVVEIAETMGANVIKLENLKNLIKNVNKLSKEFRDKLYLMQYRRIQCWVEWQARKRGMVVEHVNPSYSSVSCPKCGKKMEEVAHRWFRCSCGCENDRDVIAVVNLNGRGSLTLSTAPQMRYVVPNR; from the coding sequence ATGGCTAGGAGGAGTAAAAAAGCGATCAGAGCTACTGTTTCTATGAAGATCGCCCTCTCTGAACCCCTCCTAGCCCTCGTGAATAACTACGTTAAAGCACTACGTTCCGCCCTCTTTTGGTTAAAGGAGAACGTGAAAAACGAAGAGAAGGGAGTATTGGGAAGAGTTCACGAGGAGTTGTACACGAGGTTAAGGGAGGAGTACTCTCTACCATCAAAGGTCGCCGAGGACTGTTACCGTGATACTCTCTCAGTGTACAGGGGTTGGTGTAACAATCCTAGGAGAGGTCGTTTCCCAAGAGTTCACAAGCCGACTGTTTGGCTAACTCCTAGAGCAAGTTACAGTGTAAACTTTGAAACAACGACCGTTAGGATTGCTGGTGTTGGTGAGCTACCAATTCTAGGCTATCCTAGGAACTTGAGGGAGTATGCTAACTGGAGGGCGAAGGAGGCCAGGTTGGTAGTCGGAGACGGGAAGGCTTTCCTCAAAGTGGTTTTCGAGAAACCGTTGGAGGAGGTCGAGCCGAAATCGAGCGTCGCCGTCGACATTAACATGGGTGAAGTAGTCGTAGGGAAGGACGACAAGGACTACGTTAGGATCCCGACTCGCCTTGAAGAGGTCCACCGCTGGAAGTCTTTAGCTGAGAATTTGCAGAGGAAGTACCCAAAGAGGTGGAGGGAGAACAAGAGGACCTTGTATAGAGTCTGCTCTTTTCATCGAAAAGCTAAGAGAATTCTGGAGGACTTCGCTAGGAAAGTGGGGAAGTGGGTCGTTGAAATCGCCGAAACGATGGGTGCTAACGTCATAAAGTTGGAGAACCTCAAGAACCTCATCAAAAACGTGAATAAGTTGTCGAAGGAATTTCGCGATAAATTGTACTTGATGCAATATCGCAGGATTCAGTGTTGGGTTGAGTGGCAAGCTAGGAAACGCGGTATGGTCGTTGAGCATGTTAATCCTAGTTATTCTTCTGTCTCGTGTCCTAAGTGCGGTAAAAAGATGGAGGAAGTCGCCCACCGTTGGTTTAGGTGTAGTTGTGGATGTGAAAACGACCGTGACGTAATCGCGGTCGTGAACCTAAATGGGAGGGGGTCTCTGACCCTCTCGACTGCCCCTCAGATGAGATATGTAGTCCCGAATCGATGA
- the prf1 gene encoding peptide chain release factor aRF-1, producing the protein MKKWKAPATVLLSLYVPPGRPIADVLNNLRQELSISQNIKLKRTRDAVEAAISAAIDRLTQLPKVPDNGIVLFSGKNFDTEEFKCILFSPPEKVSIYFYRTDKEFHTEFLEDMIEENDVYGLLIIERDEATIGMLRGSRLEVLDELQGYIPGKHHKGGQSQRREARIIEELVHEFHKEVGDRANSYFLPYLESKKLKGILVGGPGFAKQDFVEGDYLDYRLKKLVMEPLLDVSYQGDNGLREMVTRAGDALKGQKLVEVQKALEEIKYHLAKADDLVVYGRKEIETAMDAGALEYLVVYEDDNTASLIQRAENSKVNLYVIGDEVPEAEWIRKTFAGAVGKLRYKL; encoded by the coding sequence TTGAAGAAGTGGAAAGCGCCTGCGACAGTCCTTCTTTCACTTTACGTTCCGCCAGGTAGACCCATAGCTGACGTGTTGAACAACCTTAGGCAGGAGCTCTCTATATCGCAGAACATAAAATTGAAAAGGACGAGGGACGCGGTTGAGGCCGCTATATCTGCTGCCATAGACAGGTTAACTCAGCTCCCCAAAGTGCCAGATAATGGGATCGTTCTTTTCAGTGGGAAAAACTTCGACACCGAGGAGTTCAAGTGCATCTTGTTCTCTCCACCAGAGAAAGTGTCAATTTATTTCTACAGGACTGACAAGGAGTTTCACACTGAATTTCTAGAGGACATGATCGAGGAGAACGATGTATACGGGCTTCTGATTATAGAGAGAGACGAGGCCACCATAGGTATGTTGAGGGGAAGTAGACTCGAGGTTTTAGATGAGCTGCAGGGCTACATACCCGGCAAGCACCACAAAGGAGGACAGAGCCAGAGGCGCGAGGCGAGGATAATTGAGGAGCTAGTACACGAGTTTCACAAGGAGGTAGGCGACAGGGCCAACTCTTACTTCCTCCCCTATTTAGAGAGCAAGAAGTTGAAGGGGATCCTAGTGGGGGGACCAGGCTTCGCTAAGCAGGACTTCGTCGAGGGAGACTACCTGGACTACAGGCTCAAGAAATTGGTTATGGAGCCCCTTTTGGACGTGAGCTATCAGGGAGATAACGGCCTGAGGGAGATGGTGACTAGAGCAGGGGACGCATTGAAGGGACAGAAGTTGGTTGAGGTGCAGAAGGCACTCGAGGAGATCAAGTACCACCTAGCGAAGGCTGACGATCTAGTAGTGTACGGTAGAAAAGAGATAGAGACGGCCATGGATGCGGGAGCACTGGAGTACCTCGTTGTGTATGAGGACGATAACACGGCCTCTTTGATTCAGAGGGCCGAGAACTCCAAGGTCAATCTTTATGTCATAGGGGACGAAGTGCCCGAAGCGGAGTGGATAAGGAAAACCTTTGCGGGAGCGGTTGGGAAACTGCGCTACAAGCTCTGA
- a CDS encoding acylphosphatase, giving the protein MRRWSDTEVVPTLRRLYVRVSGRVQGVGFRNFVLRNAKRLGLRGYVVNLPDGTVEIVAEGHEEMLKRLLKLASRGPPLAEVRNLEFSFHEYTGEFQDFVVRK; this is encoded by the coding sequence GTGAGGAGGTGGAGCGACACTGAGGTGGTCCCCACGTTAAGGAGATTATATGTCAGGGTCAGCGGAAGAGTCCAAGGGGTAGGGTTCAGAAACTTTGTGTTGAGAAATGCCAAGAGACTCGGTCTGAGAGGTTACGTAGTCAACTTACCCGACGGGACCGTCGAAATAGTGGCAGAGGGCCACGAAGAGATGTTAAAGAGGTTACTGAAGCTAGCATCGAGAGGCCCTCCCTTGGCCGAGGTGAGGAACCTGGAATTTTCGTTCCATGAATACACTGGCGAGTTCCAGGACTTTGTAGTTAGGAAGTGA
- a CDS encoding phosphoribosyltransferase, translating to MPKVPVKVVGWDKIVELSKTLSEKVKEDGYTPDVIVAVARGGLVPSRLLADHLGVIDIVSVKVEHWVVTASRNPEARVKYPFKLDLRGASVMIVDDICDTGDSIMLSADFVRENFNVREVRTATLQYLANSSKFKPDFYAEEVREWSWFMYPWNYWEDEINLVKKIIDEVGLQEPEELTKLFRENYGVLPPVPIKEIIGEMRRRGVI from the coding sequence GTGCCCAAGGTACCCGTCAAGGTAGTAGGCTGGGACAAGATTGTGGAGCTCAGCAAAACACTTAGTGAGAAGGTTAAAGAGGACGGATACACCCCTGACGTTATAGTGGCAGTTGCCCGCGGAGGACTTGTTCCAAGTAGGCTTCTGGCTGATCACCTTGGAGTGATAGACATAGTCTCGGTAAAGGTAGAGCACTGGGTGGTAACGGCATCAAGGAACCCAGAGGCCCGAGTGAAGTACCCATTCAAACTAGACCTGAGGGGAGCAAGCGTGATGATAGTGGACGACATATGTGACACGGGAGATAGCATCATGCTCTCGGCTGACTTCGTAAGAGAGAACTTCAACGTGAGAGAAGTAAGGACTGCTACGCTGCAGTATCTCGCGAATTCGTCGAAGTTCAAGCCAGACTTCTACGCTGAAGAGGTGAGGGAGTGGAGTTGGTTCATGTATCCTTGGAACTACTGGGAAGACGAGATCAACCTTGTGAAGAAGATAATTGATGAGGTTGGCCTCCAAGAACCTGAGGAACTCACGAAGTTATTCCGAGAAAACTACGGTGTCCTCCCGCCCGTACCTATTAAGGAGATAATAGGGGAAATGAGAAGACGTGGAGTAATCTAA
- a CDS encoding aspartate aminotransferase family protein, translating into MEQISERSRELLYGTWRKQRGWSPINVVSADGVYFFDSSGKRYLDFSSQLVSTNLGHRNGAVIDAIVEQAKKLPYVSPAFTTEVKIRAAEALLKVVPKSIRKFFFSTSGAEANEAAVKLSRMVKSPAYKVLARYRSYHGSTYGAISLTGDYRRWLAEPHTMPGIVRYPEPYCFRCPLKLNYPQCGLACVNYVDYVIKQESNVAAVVVEPITGTNGVIVPPPEYLPTLRKITSENGVLFIADEVMTGWGRTGEWFAVNRWGVEPDILTTAKGASNTYVPLGVTGTSKEVADFFEDHLFAHGHTYEAHPLALATIPAVVAEFERMKLLDHVKRLESYIGKRLNELKESHRSVGDVRGVGFFWALELVKDSRNTPFSDYPQRAIGEPGEVDRLAAKLLEMGVYVYNGPSWLIIAPPLVATEEQLDEGIRAIDNALKYTDDKYSQ; encoded by the coding sequence GTGGAACAGATCTCTGAGAGGAGTAGGGAACTCCTCTACGGTACGTGGAGGAAGCAGCGTGGATGGTCCCCCATTAACGTCGTATCGGCAGATGGAGTTTACTTCTTCGACAGCTCTGGAAAGAGGTACCTCGACTTCTCCTCGCAGTTGGTTAGCACTAACCTAGGTCACAGGAACGGTGCTGTGATAGATGCTATAGTGGAGCAAGCCAAGAAGTTGCCTTACGTCTCCCCCGCCTTCACCACGGAGGTCAAGATCAGGGCCGCTGAGGCACTCCTAAAGGTCGTCCCGAAATCCATAAGGAAGTTCTTCTTTTCAACATCGGGGGCAGAGGCAAACGAAGCCGCCGTGAAGTTGAGTAGGATGGTTAAGTCTCCAGCGTACAAGGTGTTAGCTCGCTATAGGTCCTATCACGGTTCCACATACGGCGCAATATCCCTCACTGGTGACTATAGGAGGTGGCTAGCAGAGCCTCATACCATGCCTGGAATAGTTAGGTACCCTGAACCGTATTGTTTCAGGTGTCCGCTCAAACTCAATTACCCGCAATGTGGCTTAGCCTGCGTCAATTACGTAGACTACGTAATCAAACAGGAGTCCAACGTTGCTGCTGTGGTGGTAGAGCCCATAACTGGCACTAACGGCGTAATAGTACCTCCACCAGAGTACCTCCCTACCTTGAGGAAGATAACCTCAGAGAACGGGGTTCTATTTATTGCCGACGAAGTGATGACGGGGTGGGGAAGGACAGGAGAGTGGTTCGCGGTCAATAGGTGGGGAGTTGAACCCGACATCCTCACTACAGCCAAGGGTGCTAGCAACACCTACGTTCCTCTGGGCGTGACTGGGACCTCGAAGGAGGTAGCGGACTTCTTCGAGGATCACCTCTTCGCTCACGGCCACACCTACGAGGCCCATCCCTTGGCCTTGGCCACAATACCCGCAGTTGTAGCCGAGTTCGAAAGGATGAAGTTACTGGATCACGTTAAGAGATTGGAGAGCTATATAGGGAAAAGATTGAATGAGTTGAAGGAAAGCCATAGGTCTGTCGGGGACGTGAGAGGAGTGGGCTTCTTTTGGGCCTTAGAGTTGGTGAAGGACTCTAGGAACACTCCGTTCTCAGACTACCCCCAAAGGGCAATAGGTGAGCCAGGTGAGGTCGATAGGTTGGCGGCCAAGTTGCTTGAAATGGGGGTATATGTTTATAATGGTCCATCTTGGCTGATAATTGCACCTCCCCTCGTGGCGACGGAGGAACAGTTGGATGAGGGGATCAGGGCGATTGATAACGCCCTCAAGTACACCGACGATAAGTACTCGCAGTGA
- the trpD gene encoding anthranilate phosphoribosyltransferase, with translation MELRSLLTKVLEGYTLTVEESRELASHIVRGKLQEAQTAGALIAMKVRGESPTEVIGFAEAMRESMIKVSGPSRSVDTAGTGGDTYGTLNVSTAVALLVSSLVPVAKHGNRAVSSSSGSADVLEELGYSIDVEPQQVEELLTSVGFVFLFAQKYHPAMKNVAPVRRALGVKTVFNLLGPLTNPAQVRRQLVGVYSKRAVELLSHAVPELGYEKVVLVHGEPGLDEVSPCCETHITEVTPHGAETYSLFPADLGVSSVSLERVKVENARESALRILRAFAGLDKDSRNFIKLNAALALYAAGVVSSPKDGAELAEQCFVDSLERVRKIVESHGDPNRFEEVKRIALA, from the coding sequence ATGGAGCTTAGGTCCCTTTTAACAAAGGTCCTGGAGGGGTACACCCTCACCGTCGAGGAGTCTAGGGAACTAGCGTCACATATAGTGAGAGGGAAACTACAGGAGGCACAGACTGCGGGGGCCCTGATCGCTATGAAAGTGAGGGGAGAATCACCCACAGAAGTAATTGGGTTCGCGGAGGCCATGAGGGAGAGCATGATCAAGGTGAGTGGGCCCTCAAGATCCGTAGACACTGCTGGCACAGGAGGAGATACGTACGGAACTTTGAACGTGAGTACTGCAGTGGCCCTACTTGTAAGCAGCTTAGTCCCTGTAGCAAAGCATGGCAATAGGGCGGTTAGCTCTAGTTCTGGGAGTGCCGATGTATTGGAGGAGCTAGGTTACAGTATAGATGTTGAGCCTCAACAAGTTGAGGAGCTCCTTACATCGGTTGGCTTCGTTTTTCTCTTCGCTCAGAAGTATCACCCAGCCATGAAGAACGTAGCACCGGTCAGACGTGCCCTAGGAGTTAAGACTGTCTTCAATCTGCTCGGGCCACTCACTAATCCAGCGCAGGTGAGAAGGCAGCTAGTGGGCGTCTACTCCAAGAGGGCAGTGGAGCTTCTGAGTCACGCTGTTCCCGAGTTGGGATATGAGAAGGTGGTGTTGGTGCACGGGGAGCCTGGACTCGACGAGGTTAGCCCCTGTTGTGAGACCCATATAACGGAGGTTACGCCACATGGAGCAGAGACCTACTCTTTATTTCCTGCTGACCTCGGCGTATCCTCCGTATCTTTGGAAAGGGTGAAGGTGGAGAACGCGAGGGAGTCGGCCCTGAGGATCCTTAGAGCCTTTGCCGGCTTGGATAAGGATTCGAGAAACTTCATCAAACTGAATGCCGCTCTTGCTCTCTATGCAGCGGGGGTAGTGTCTAGTCCTAAGGACGGAGCTGAGTTGGCGGAGCAATGCTTCGTGGATTCTCTGGAGAGGGTGAGGAAGATAGTGGAGAGCCACGGCGATCCAAATAGGTTTGAGGAAGTGAAGAGGATTGCCCTTGCTTAA
- the trpA gene encoding tryptophan synthase subunit alpha: MRKLVVYDTLGFPTPQDFLKFSEGLKGAGCDIYEVGLPPKYAKYDGPVIRRSHQTVSKFGDLSGSLKEAVEVSKVPVVVLTYLEEHLDRLREFLKSLRESKVEGVLFPDLLIDFPDQLEAVVSKVRSEGLKNVIFTAPSVPDSIIKRSGEITDMFLYYGVRPTTGIPIPVDVGALIRRVRNMVRSDLIVGFGLSSESDLRSALRAGADGVAVGTALITELEGRGVTGGLALVRKYREILDGA, translated from the coding sequence TTGAGGAAGCTCGTGGTTTACGACACTTTGGGTTTCCCCACCCCTCAGGACTTCCTCAAGTTCAGTGAAGGGTTGAAGGGGGCCGGCTGTGACATTTACGAGGTGGGACTTCCTCCGAAGTATGCCAAGTACGACGGACCCGTTATACGAAGGAGTCACCAGACGGTCAGTAAGTTCGGCGACCTGAGCGGATCCCTCAAGGAAGCAGTAGAGGTCTCTAAGGTCCCCGTAGTTGTCTTGACCTATCTAGAGGAACACCTCGATAGGCTCAGAGAATTCCTAAAGTCCCTCAGGGAGTCTAAAGTGGAGGGAGTACTCTTTCCAGACCTTCTGATAGATTTCCCAGATCAGTTGGAGGCTGTCGTATCCAAGGTGAGGAGTGAGGGACTTAAGAACGTCATATTCACAGCTCCTTCCGTCCCTGACTCCATAATAAAAAGGAGCGGCGAAATCACCGACATGTTCCTGTATTACGGAGTGAGGCCAACTACCGGCATACCCATTCCAGTTGACGTTGGAGCCCTTATACGTAGAGTGAGGAACATGGTTAGGTCTGATCTGATAGTAGGGTTCGGCCTCTCTAGCGAGTCCGACCTTAGGTCGGCACTACGGGCTGGGGCCGACGGCGTGGCGGTAGGTACAGCATTAATTACTGAGCTGGAGGGGAGAGGGGTGACAGGTGGGCTGGCCCTAGTGAGGAAGTACAGGGAGATCCTCGATGGAGCTTAG
- a CDS encoding phosphoribosylanthranilate isomerase, whose product MLKICGLTRIEDALAARGADMLGVVLEPSSPRVGSLTLLRDIKSEVKVPAVAVRVSGSLEEMFDLARDADYLQIHRVLTNDELEALSSYEKRKILYVPADLKFLNYLKNACERGDLVLVDSPSKTSATDLKVAAVMLSECSKAGLAGGIGLDNLDSYLKLQPYFLDVSRGVEISPGVKDHRKLRELIRRVKG is encoded by the coding sequence TTGCTTAAGATCTGTGGGCTAACAAGAATAGAAGACGCCCTAGCTGCTCGTGGCGCTGACATGTTGGGTGTGGTATTAGAGCCTAGTAGCCCCCGTGTAGGTTCCTTGACCCTGCTCAGGGACATCAAGTCCGAGGTGAAGGTTCCAGCGGTCGCGGTGAGGGTCAGTGGCTCCCTTGAGGAGATGTTCGATCTGGCCAGAGACGCCGACTACCTCCAGATCCACAGGGTCCTCACTAATGATGAACTTGAAGCGCTAAGTAGCTACGAAAAGAGGAAGATCCTTTACGTTCCAGCCGACCTCAAGTTCCTAAATTACTTGAAGAACGCATGCGAGAGAGGGGACCTAGTCCTGGTGGATTCCCCTTCTAAAACCTCAGCCACAGACTTGAAGGTTGCCGCAGTTATGCTATCAGAATGTTCTAAGGCCGGACTGGCAGGGGGGATAGGCCTCGACAACTTGGACTCCTACTTGAAGCTTCAGCCATACTTCCTTGATGTATCAAGGGGAGTTGAAATCTCACCGGGAGTCAAGGACCATCGGAAGCTAAGGGAACTGATAAGGAGGGTGAAAGGATGA
- a CDS encoding TrpB-like pyridoxal phosphate-dependent enzyme: MELNPRDIVPEFWYNIIPDLPRPLPPPRDPPGADFSRIDLLRDIMPQEVLRQQFTVERFVKIPEEVRDRYLNIGRPTPLLRARKLEEKLRTPARIYFKYEGATPTGSHKINAAIPQAYYAQAEGISAVTTETGAGQWGTAVALAASMFGLKSSVFMVRVSYEQKPMRKTIMNLYGADVYASPTNFTEAGKRALSRDPNHPGSLGIAMSEAVEYALKQRWKYLVGSVLDVVLLYQSVIGLETSTQLEAVGEEPDVLIGCVGGGSNFGGFAFPFLGHGTKARLIAVGPAEVPKFSSGKYEYDYPDEAGLLPMIKMLTLGREYVPPPIYAGGLRYHGVAPSLSLLMQEGRVEWREYEEPEIFEAAKLFSETQGIVPAPESAHAVKAVVDEAMRAKRDGERRTIAFNLSGHGLLDLSNYESMMKRFKS, translated from the coding sequence ATGGAGTTAAACCCGAGGGATATAGTACCAGAGTTTTGGTACAATATTATTCCAGATCTGCCTAGGCCTTTACCTCCCCCTAGAGATCCACCTGGGGCCGATTTCTCTAGGATAGACCTCCTGAGGGACATCATGCCACAGGAGGTGTTGAGACAACAATTCACCGTCGAGAGGTTCGTTAAGATCCCAGAGGAGGTAAGGGACAGGTATTTGAACATAGGAAGGCCGACTCCCCTCTTACGAGCCAGGAAGTTGGAGGAGAAATTGAGGACTCCCGCTAGGATATACTTCAAGTACGAGGGTGCCACACCCACAGGATCCCACAAGATAAACGCCGCCATCCCTCAAGCCTACTACGCTCAAGCTGAGGGCATTTCAGCGGTTACCACCGAGACTGGAGCTGGGCAGTGGGGAACAGCTGTCGCCCTTGCGGCTTCCATGTTCGGCCTGAAGTCGTCTGTCTTCATGGTTAGAGTAAGCTATGAGCAGAAGCCCATGAGGAAGACCATAATGAACCTCTATGGGGCAGATGTCTACGCCAGCCCAACCAATTTCACCGAAGCGGGAAAAAGGGCATTATCGAGGGATCCCAATCATCCCGGCTCCTTGGGGATAGCTATGAGCGAGGCTGTTGAGTATGCCCTGAAGCAGAGGTGGAAGTACCTGGTTGGCAGCGTCCTAGACGTGGTGTTGCTATACCAGAGCGTGATCGGCCTTGAGACCTCAACGCAGTTGGAGGCTGTGGGAGAGGAACCCGACGTCCTAATTGGTTGTGTGGGAGGTGGGAGTAACTTCGGTGGCTTCGCCTTTCCTTTCCTAGGGCACGGGACTAAAGCCAGACTGATAGCAGTGGGACCGGCGGAGGTCCCGAAGTTCAGCTCTGGGAAGTACGAATACGATTACCCAGACGAAGCGGGTCTACTCCCCATGATTAAGATGTTGACGTTGGGAAGGGAATATGTCCCGCCTCCAATCTATGCTGGTGGACTAAGATATCACGGGGTAGCCCCCAGCCTCAGCCTACTGATGCAGGAGGGAAGAGTTGAGTGGAGGGAGTATGAGGAGCCAGAGATCTTCGAAGCAGCGAAACTCTTTTCGGAGACTCAAGGCATAGTTCCGGCGCCTGAGTCGGCGCATGCGGTGAAGGCAGTGGTGGATGAAGCGATGAGGGCTAAACGTGATGGAGAAAGGAGGACTATAGCGTTCAACCTGAGTGGACACGGGTTACTAGACCTTTCCAATTACGAGAGTATGATGAAGAGGTTCAAGAGTTGA
- a CDS encoding inositol-3-phosphate synthase, translating into MIKVAIAGLGNCASMLVQGIEFYRSKGPEYTEGLITPVVGKYRVSDLEVVAAFDVSENKVGKDVSEAIFESPNITRKIVELKKKGVKVVAGPVLDGVAPHMIDAFKPVRNGTVDAVVEELKRSEAEVLVNLLPVGSEEATRAYAKAALQAGVAFVNAIPVFIASDPKGEFPRMFKERGLPVAGDDIKGQIGATIAHRAITSLFRMRGVTVDETYQLNVGGNTDFLNMKTEERLISKRISKTKAVTSTIEDDTLESEGRIRIGPSDFVPFLGNTKVAYIYVKGEGFAGAPVKVEMSLEVDDKANAAAVLVDVIRAVKVALDKGVTGPLDKVSAFYFKHPPKQAPNDEEAQAWFRSFIEV; encoded by the coding sequence ATGATCAAGGTCGCCATCGCTGGGCTAGGTAACTGTGCCTCAATGTTAGTTCAAGGGATAGAATTCTACAGAAGCAAGGGACCAGAATACACTGAAGGGCTCATAACACCGGTAGTGGGAAAGTACAGAGTCTCGGACTTGGAGGTGGTGGCAGCCTTCGACGTCTCTGAAAACAAGGTAGGGAAGGACGTTAGTGAGGCCATCTTTGAGAGTCCTAACATAACGAGGAAGATCGTGGAACTGAAGAAGAAGGGAGTGAAGGTCGTAGCTGGTCCTGTACTTGACGGAGTAGCACCTCACATGATTGACGCCTTCAAACCAGTGAGGAACGGAACAGTGGATGCGGTGGTGGAGGAATTGAAGCGAAGTGAAGCAGAAGTCTTGGTGAACCTCCTGCCAGTGGGAAGCGAGGAGGCAACCCGAGCCTACGCCAAGGCCGCACTCCAGGCCGGAGTGGCCTTCGTTAACGCAATACCGGTTTTCATTGCCAGCGACCCCAAGGGAGAGTTCCCTAGGATGTTTAAGGAGAGGGGGCTTCCAGTAGCTGGAGACGACATAAAAGGCCAGATAGGTGCCACGATAGCCCACAGGGCCATAACTAGCCTGTTCAGAATGAGGGGGGTGACGGTTGACGAGACCTACCAACTTAACGTCGGAGGAAATACGGACTTCCTTAACATGAAGACGGAGGAGAGGCTGATCTCTAAGCGAATAAGCAAGACCAAGGCAGTAACCAGCACGATAGAGGACGACACCTTAGAGAGCGAGGGAAGGATAAGAATAGGGCCGAGCGACTTCGTTCCTTTCCTAGGCAACACCAAGGTGGCCTACATCTACGTTAAGGGTGAAGGATTTGCTGGAGCGCCAGTAAAGGTAGAGATGAGTCTGGAGGTAGACGACAAGGCCAATGCTGCTGCCGTCCTAGTGGACGTCATAAGGGCGGTGAAAGTTGCCCTGGATAAGGGAGTGACGGGTCCCCTAGATAAGGTGTCAGCCTTCTACTTCAAACACCCACCTAAACAGGCACCTAACGATGAAGAGGCTCAGGCTTGGTTCAGAAGCTTCATTGAAGTGTGA